The genomic DNA AGGCCGTCGTTGGGCGGTTGCAGGATTTTGTCGATATCGAAAAATGTGTGAAAGATCGGGTGCGTCAGCGGGAGATCGACGATCTGTTTGTCCGGAAATATTTTTTTGACCTGGCGGGCAAATTGATCGAACTGCCGGAGTCCCCAGAAATCGTCCACATGCCAGAACCCGCCGCGCAGCAGATATTCGCGGATCCGGTCCGCTTCTTTCTGCGAGAGTTCCATCTGTCCAGGCTCGACGGCATATATGTAAGGGTAGTCGAACAGGGTCGGGTCCATGATCTCGATCGGATGCGGCTTCATCGAAATACGGGCATTGGTGAGACGTTGGATGCCCCACATGTACTGATAGTCCGCATCCCAGGTGTCCGTCATCCAGGCACCATAATAGCGTGCGAGGCGGTCGCCCAGACTGTGGCCGTGTTCGAAGTCGGTGTTCGGCACGCCGAGCCGCGGGCCTCTACCGCGTGTATCCGTGTACATCACTCGGGTAAAGAAAAATTCGGGGTGCGGATCGGCATTCTTCGACCCGGGGCTGTCTTCGCTGAACGCGGGAAGGACGAGAAGGACGATACACAAGAGAGAGACGATCCGAACCACCATGATGCCTCCGGATAAACGAACGCAGTGATTCTACTTGGAAACCGCGTCAGCGGCTAGCAGTGACGACATTTCCGGGCACCGTCTCGTCGTCAGCGAGCGGCCGGTCGGGATGCATGGCGAAGGCAAGCGCGGCGCCGAACAGCA from Terriglobia bacterium includes the following:
- a CDS encoding DUF4159 domain-containing protein, encoding MVVRIVSLLCIVLLVLPAFSEDSPGSKNADPHPEFFFTRVMYTDTRGRGPRLGVPNTDFEHGHSLGDRLARYYGAWMTDTWDADYQYMWGIQRLTNARISMKPHPIEIMDPTLFDYPYIYAVEPGQMELSQKEADRIREYLLRGGFWHVDDFWGLRQFDQFARQVKKIFPDKQIVDLPLTHPIFHTFFDIDKILQPPNDGLGRQYTYSGGRTRTWEQPDDTAPKVRGVSDENGRLMILLTYNSDLGDAWEWEDDPDYPADFTSYAYKLGMNSIIYAMSH